The Prevotella melaninogenica ATCC 25845 genome includes a window with the following:
- the recR gene encoding recombination mediator RecR, with translation MQQYPSQLLERAVEAFSQLPGVGRKTALRLVLHLLRQSTEDVDSFADAVIRVKHDVKYCKVCHNISDNEVCSICSDPRRDASVVCVVENIQDVMAIENTQQFHGLYHVLGGIISPMDGIGPHDLEIESLVERVEEGTVKEIILALASTMEGDTTNFYISRKLKDTGVKLSVIARGISVGDELEYTDEVTLGRSILNRTPFES, from the coding sequence ATGCAACAATACCCTTCTCAACTCTTAGAACGTGCCGTAGAGGCTTTCTCACAGTTGCCAGGTGTGGGGCGCAAGACCGCTCTGCGCCTTGTTTTGCATCTGCTACGCCAGTCGACTGAGGACGTGGATAGCTTTGCGGATGCTGTTATACGTGTGAAACACGATGTGAAGTATTGCAAGGTTTGCCATAATATTTCCGATAACGAGGTTTGTTCTATCTGTTCTGACCCACGCCGTGATGCGTCAGTGGTCTGTGTGGTAGAGAACATTCAGGACGTGATGGCGATTGAGAATACCCAGCAGTTCCATGGATTATACCACGTTTTGGGGGGTATTATCTCTCCGATGGACGGTATCGGACCGCACGACTTAGAGATTGAATCGCTCGTAGAGCGCGTGGAAGAGGGTACGGTGAAGGAAATCATCCTTGCCCTTGCCAGTACGATGGAGGGCGACACAACCAACTTTTATATCTCACGCAAGCTGAAAGACACAGGCGTGAAACTGTCGGTTATCGCACGAGGTATCTCTGTTGGCGACGAACTTGAATATACAGATGAGGTGACGTTGGGCAGAAGTATTCTGAACCGCACACCTTTTGAATCTTAA
- a CDS encoding outer membrane beta-barrel protein, whose amino-acid sequence MLLVAAMVVSISASAQFQEGKGYLGASLTGLDLHYNGHDGMNIGVQAKAGYFPWDNLMVLATFDAVHNGSEAVADHISVGVGGRYYITQNGLYLGAGVKLLHANHNYNDLMPGVEVGYAFFINRSVTIEPALYYDQSFKTHNYSTVGLKVGLGIYLFDD is encoded by the coding sequence ATGCTGCTCGTTGCAGCAATGGTAGTGAGCATCAGTGCATCTGCACAGTTTCAAGAGGGTAAGGGCTACTTAGGTGCTTCCCTGACAGGACTCGACTTGCACTATAATGGTCATGACGGCATGAATATTGGTGTGCAGGCTAAGGCGGGTTACTTCCCTTGGGATAACCTCATGGTACTTGCTACATTCGATGCTGTACACAATGGTTCTGAGGCTGTTGCCGACCATATCAGCGTAGGTGTTGGTGGACGTTATTATATCACACAGAACGGTCTCTACTTGGGTGCGGGTGTGAAGCTTCTCCATGCCAACCATAACTATAACGACCTGATGCCGGGTGTTGAGGTGGGTTATGCCTTCTTCATCAACCGTTCAGTGACGATTGAGCCTGCGCTTTACTATGATCAGTCATTCAAGACACATAACTATTCGACAGTGGGCTTGAAGGTTGGTCTCGGCATCTACCTCTTTGATGATTAA